In one Myotis daubentonii chromosome 1, mMyoDau2.1, whole genome shotgun sequence genomic region, the following are encoded:
- the RPP38 gene encoding ribonuclease P protein subunit p38 — translation MAAAPQAPGRGSVRKTRPLTVKTSLNNPYTICWSALEREDLHFILQTLEDRFKSIGLEKIENKKRSKKQFFKKQGRDKCSIDVHMSEDLKEKKTEDNEQVSGWTSVQVRKQLAIGVNEVTRALERNELLLVLVCKSVKPAIITSHLIQLSLSRTVPACQVPRLSERIAPVIGLKCVLALGFKKNTTDFVNEVKAIIPRVPNLNVPWLQDRLEDSRENSESESLESQDREIWDTSFEDLSKHKRKLTEGQQAAVLQPLKIKKLIPNPNKKRKPPKSKKITSK, via the coding sequence ATGGCTGCAGCTCCTCAGGCACCAGGGAGGGGCTCGGTTCGGAAGACAAGACCTTTAACTGTAAAGACATCATTGAATAACCCGTATACTATCTGCTGGAGTGCTCTGGAGAGAGAGGATTTGCACTTCATCTTACAGACACTTGAAGACAGATTTAAATCAATCGGACTTGAGAAAATTGAGaataagaaaagaagtaaaaagcagttttttaaaaaacaaggcaGAGACAAATGTAGCATAGATGTTCATATGAGTGAGGAtctgaaggagaaaaaaacagaagATAATGAACAAGTATCAGGGTGGACTTCTGTCCAGGTGAGGAAGCAACTTGCCATTGGCGTTAATGAAGTCACCAGGGCTCTGGAAAGGAACGAACTGCTTTTGGTTTTAGTGTGTAAGTCAGTCAAGCCTGCGatcatcacctcacacctgattCAGTTAAGTTTAAGCAGAACGGTCCCTGCTTGTCAGGTTCCCCGTCTCAGTGAGAGAATTGCGCCTGTCATTGGCTTAAAATGTGTCCTAGCTTTGGGATTCAAAAAGAACACCACTGACTTTGTCAATGAGGTGAAAGCTATAATCCCCAGAGTACCCAATTTAAATGTACCATGGCTTCAAGACAGACTTGAAGACTCCAGGGAAAATTCAGAGTCCGAATCTTTGGAAAGCCAAGACAGAGAGATTTGGGACACTTCCTTTGAAGACCTCTCTAAACATAAGAGAAAGCTCACTGAAGGTCAGCAGGCTGCAGTGCTACAACCCcttaaaataaagaaactgatTCCAAACCctaataaaaaaaggaaaccacccaaaagtaaaaaaattacttCAAAGTAA